CCGATTTCCCGTCGTCTCTCGCTGATGGACATCACCATGGTGTTCACGATGCCGAGGGAGGCGGTGACCAGCGCCACCATCCCCACCGCCGCGAGGGCGAGATCGAAATAGAAGAAGAAGCGGCGCATCTCGGCGAACCGCTCGGCGTAGCTGAAGGCGCGGAAACCGAGCGCGCGGATCGAGTCCCCCACCGCCGCGTGCGAGGCGCGGGGGTCGAGGTCGAGCGTGATCTGGGCGTAGGAGGGGCCCGGCCGCCGCGGGCCGTCGAAGAGGGCGCCCCGGCGGAGCGCGACGAACAGCTCGGCGGGATCCTCGGCGAAAAAGCCGTCCTCGAAGCGGCGCGCCGCCCCCTCGGGAATCAGCAGCGGCGGGATACGGAGGCGCCTCGGGCCGTCGCTCCTGAGAACGCCCGACACGGTCAGCGTGTCCCGCACCGTCTCCCGCGCGTTCAGGAAGCCGTCGAGAAAGCGGGCGGCCGCGTCGCCCGCCTCCCGTCGGAGCACCCGCCGGCGGTAGCCCGGATCGAGGAGCGAGTCGACGCGCACCTCGGCGAGCCGGCGGCCCCGTTCGCCGTCCGGGTCATCGAGAGCGTGAATCATCGCGCTGTCCAAGACCGCGCGCCTCGCCTCGACGATCAGGCTGAGGCCGAGCGCCGAATCGGGCAACCCGATCCCCGCCATGTCGAGGAACTCCTCGGTCACCAGCGCCTCTTTCGCTTGATCGTCGCCCGGAGGCGTCCCCGCCGCGAGCCGCGTGTACATGCGCGTCCGCGCCGCCTCCGCCGGGAGCGCCTGCGCCTCGGCGGTGAAGACCGAATCCGCCGTCCGCACCGTGACATCGACCCCCTGAAAGGGATAAGCGAGGCGGACGCCCGGCAAGGCGGCGAGACTCTCGAGGGCGGCGGCGTCCAGAAAGGGCCCCTCGCCCTCCTCGTTCTCCGCCGGATAGACGTGCATGGTCTGGAAGAGACCGAGGCTCTCGGCCTGCTCGTTGAAGGTGCGGCGGTTTCCCGCGCCGAAGGAAAGCATCGCGACGAAGGCGCCGACGGCGATGATCACGCCGGAGAGGGTGAGGAAAGTGCGGAGCTTCATGCGCCAAAGATTGCCGATCGAAACGCCGAGGAGGTCCGCCGCGGTCATCGTCCCGGCCCTCCATCGTCCCTGATTCGCCCGTAGCGCATCGTGACGACGCGGTCGGCGATCCGTCCCGCCATCTCCCCGTCGTGGCTGACCAGAACCACCGCCAGTCCCCGGTCACGCGCCCCGGAGAGCAGGTCGGCGATCGCGCCGGCGTTCTCCCGGTCCAGGTTTCCCGTCGGTTCGTCGGCGAAGAGCGCCTCCGGTTCCTTGACGAGCGCGCGGGCGGCGGCCACGCGTTGTTGCTCGCCTCCGGAAAGGTCGGCGGGGCGGTGGTCGATCCGGTCGGCGAGCCCCAGACGTTCGAGCGACTCGGCGGCGCGACGGCGCCGCTCGCGGCGCGTTACGGGAAGGAAGAGGAGCGCCGCCTCTACGTTCTGCAGCGCCGTGAGGTGCGGGATCAGGTGGAAGAACTGGAAGATGATACCGACGCGGCGGGCGCGGTAGGCGGCCAACTCACGGCGGGAGAGCGAACCGAGGGGCCGTCCCTCCACCTCGATCCTTCCGGCGGTGGGCGTGTCGAGCCCGGCGAGAAGATTGAGGAGCGTCGACTTCCCCGAACCGGACGCGCCGGTCACGGCGAGCAGCTCGCCGCGGCCGACCTCCAGATCCACGCCGTCGACCGCGCGCACCGTCTGCGGACCCCGGCGGTAGTAACGCCGGACATCCGCCGCGCGTATCCAACAATCCCGCAAAGCGTCCCTCCGCCGGGCCGGCCCGGCGCCGCCACTTTACGCCCCCGGCGCCCCTTCGGACAAGAGCGGCGGGAGTCATGGGAAGACATGTGTCCTTTCTCCGAAGACGCCGCACGCCCCCCGCCCGTTTTCGACCCGTTTTCCCTCGTCCCCGCGGTGTTCTCCCTCCCGCCTTTTCCCAAACGACGCTCTCCGGTACAATCAGTCGGGCGACACACACCGACACGAAAGCGAGGACCCATGAACGCCGAATCCCGGAGCGCGCCGTCCGGTGCCCTGAGGGGAGTCGCCGCCGACTACCACCAGGGCCTCGTGAACCTCTTCACCTGCCCCCGCGAGATCTGGTTCGCCTTCGCCATCAAGGTGCTGGAGAGCCTCTGTTATTTCTCCTCCGTCCTGATGTTGATGATCTTTCTCACCCAGGACATGGGCCTCTCCGACCAGGTGGCGGGAACGATCTTCGGCGTCTTTTCGGCGTCCATGTCCTTCTTCATGCTCTTCGTCGGATTCATCGCCGATTCCCTCGGTATCAAACGGGCGCTTCAGGTGGGGCTTCTGATCGCGCTGGCCGGCCGGGTGGCGATCACCTTCACCACCCATCCCTGGGTCATCTACCCCGGTCTCTTTCTCCTCTCCGTCGGCTTCGCCTACATGATTCCGTTGATCGCCGCGTCGGTGAAACTCTTCTCCAACAAACGGGCGCAGAAGTACGCCTTCTCCTGGTACTACGTGGTGATGAACATCGGCTCGCTGGCGGCGGGCCTCGTCCTCGACCCGATCCGCGCCCGTTTCACCGAGGTCACGCGCTTCGACGTCGCCGGTCTGGAACTCCTGGTGCGCCCCTCCCAGATCATCTTTCTCGTCGGCGTGATCGCCACGCTCGTTTCGCTCGTTTTGGTGACCTTTTTCGTGCGCGACCGGATCCCGAGAGAGGAGTTCAACGAGGAGGAAGCGGAGGAGGCGAAGAGGAAGCCGGAGCGCGCCGCCGGCAAGCCGCGCGAGTCCATCTGGGCGATCATGAAGGAGGTGGCCAGGGAAAAACGTTTCTGGATCTTCATCGTTTTCATCATGCTGCTCGTGCTCGTGAAGATGATCTTCCAGTACAACCACTCCCTCTATCCGCTTTATATGGAAAGAATC
This genomic stretch from Candidatus Eisenbacteria bacterium harbors:
- a CDS encoding MFS transporter; translation: MNAESRSAPSGALRGVAADYHQGLVNLFTCPREIWFAFAIKVLESLCYFSSVLMLMIFLTQDMGLSDQVAGTIFGVFSASMSFFMLFVGFIADSLGIKRALQVGLLIALAGRVAITFTTHPWVIYPGLFLLSVGFAYMIPLIAASVKLFSNKRAQKYAFSWYYVVMNIGSLAAGLVLDPIRARFTEVTRFDVAGLELLVRPSQIIFLVGVIATLVSLVLVTFFVRDRIPREEFNEEEAEEAKRKPERAAGKPRESIWAIMKEVAREKRFWIFIVFIMLLVLVKMIFQYNHSLYPLYMERIGFREWTGRLYSINPAIIIFLVPVMTAITGKMRAYNVILVGSFISAGSVFFMGLGESIALIVFYQVVLSIGEAIYSPRIYDYTATIAPPGREASYMAYSKAPMFFAKVAAGPITGILLAHLCSPDGPRNTELMWIIVGASTMLSPLTLWLGRRWLDVEYRERHGEKL
- a CDS encoding ABC transporter ATP-binding protein, producing the protein MRDCWIRAADVRRYYRRGPQTVRAVDGVDLEVGRGELLAVTGASGSGKSTLLNLLAGLDTPTAGRIEVEGRPLGSLSRRELAAYRARRVGIIFQFFHLIPHLTALQNVEAALLFLPVTRRERRRRAAESLERLGLADRIDHRPADLSGGEQQRVAAARALVKEPEALFADEPTGNLDRENAGAIADLLSGARDRGLAVVLVSHDGEMAGRIADRVVTMRYGRIRDDGGPGR
- a CDS encoding ABC transporter permease — encoded protein: MTAADLLGVSIGNLWRMKLRTFLTLSGVIIAVGAFVAMLSFGAGNRRTFNEQAESLGLFQTMHVYPAENEEGEGPFLDAAALESLAALPGVRLAYPFQGVDVTVRTADSVFTAEAQALPAEAARTRMYTRLAAGTPPGDDQAKEALVTEEFLDMAGIGLPDSALGLSLIVEARRAVLDSAMIHALDDPDGERGRRLAEVRVDSLLDPGYRRRVLRREAGDAAARFLDGFLNARETVRDTLTVSGVLRSDGPRRLRIPPLLIPEGAARRFEDGFFAEDPAELFVALRRGALFDGPRRPGPSYAQITLDLDPRASHAAVGDSIRALGFRAFSYAERFAEMRRFFFYFDLALAAVGMVALVTASLGIVNTMVMSISERRREIGVLKSLGADDRDIRVLFLVESAVIGVVGSLAGIGFGWLVARIASFAARLYMEREGLPAADLFATPLWLSAIALAIGLAVSLLAGSYPAARAARVDPVEALRSE